GGCctgacggaggaggagagggcggcGCTGGAGCCGGCGGTGATGGCGCACCACACGTTCccgccctccaccaccaccgccaccacggcggcggcaacgtgCACATCGCTGGTGACGCAGCgcgtggcggcgccggtgcGCGCGGTGTGGCCCATCGTGCGCAGCTTCGGCAACCCGCAGCGGTACAAGCACTTCGTCCGCAcctgcgccctcgccgccggcgacggcgccagcGTCGGCAGCGTCCGCGAGGTCACCGTCGTGTCCGGCCTCCCGGCTTCCACCAGCACCGAGCGCCTCGAGATGCTCGACGACGACCGCCACATCATCAGCTtccgcgtcgtcgg
The Oryza sativa Japonica Group chromosome 6, ASM3414082v1 DNA segment above includes these coding regions:
- the LOC4341308 gene encoding abscisic acid receptor PYL9-like; amino-acid sequence: MEAHVERALREGLTEEERAALEPAVMAHHTFPPSTTTATTAAATCTSLVTQRVAAPVRAVWPIVRSFGNPQRYKHFVRTCALAAGDGASVGSVREVTVVSGLPASTSTERLEMLDDDRHIISFRVVGGQHRLRNYRSVTSVTEFQPPAAGPGPAPPYCVVVESYVVDVPDGNTAEDTRMFTDTVVKLNLQMLAAVAEDSSSASRRRD